In Malus sylvestris chromosome 16, drMalSylv7.2, whole genome shotgun sequence, the following are encoded in one genomic region:
- the LOC126608075 gene encoding chloroplast envelope membrane protein, with amino-acid sequence MAKKKVLISLLYLASIVFLPWWISLSFNKSLESWFTNWWNTRQSEIFLNDIQEKSILKEFIDLEELLRLDEMIKEYPETHLQKPRIEIYKETIQLIKMHNEDRIHTILHFSTNIICFGILSGYSILGNEELVILNSWFQEFLYNLSDTIKAFSILLLTDLCIGFHSPHGWELMIGSVYKDFGFAHNDQIISGLVSTFPVILDTIFKYWIFRYLNRVSPSLVVIYHSMND; translated from the coding sequence atggcaaaaaagaAAGTATTAATTTCCCTTCTATATCTTGCATCTATAGTATTTTTGCCTTGGTGGATCTCTCTCTCATTTAATAAAAGTCTGGAATCTTGGTTTACTAATTGGTGGAATACTAGGCAATCCGAAATTTTTTTGAATGATATTCAAGAAAAGAGTATTCTAAAAGAATTCATAGACTTAGAGGAACTCTTACGTTTGGACGAAATGATAAAGGAATACCCGGAAACACATTTACAAAAGCCTCGCATCGAAATCTACAAAGAAACGATCCAATTGATCAAGATGCACAACGAGGATCGCATCCATACAATTTTACACTTCTCGACAAATATAATCTGTTTCGGTATTCTAAGTGGTTATTCTATTCTAGGTAATGAAGAACTTGTTATTCTTAACTCTTGGTTTCAAGAATTCCTATACAACTTAAGCGACACAATAAAAGCTTTTTCTATTCTTTTATTAACTGATTTATGTATAGGATTCCATTCGCCCCACGGTTGGGAATTAATGATTGGCTCTGTCTACAAAGATTTTGGATTTGCTCATAATGATCAAATTATATCCGGTCTTGTTTCTACTTTTCCAGTCATTTTAGatacaatttttaaatattggATCTTTCGTTATTTAAATCGTGTATCTCCTTCACTTGTAGTGATTTATCATTCAATGAATGACTGA
- the LOC126608073 gene encoding cytochrome f, whose translation MQTKNTFSWIKKEITRSISVSLMIYILTQAPLSNAYPIFAQQGYENPREATGRIVCANCHLANKPVDIEVPQAVLPDTVFEAVVRIPYDLQLKQVLANGKKGALNVGAVLILPEGFELAPPDRISPEIKEKIGNLSFQSYRPTKKNILVIGPVPGQKYSEITFPILSPDPATKKDVHFLKYPIYVGGNRGRGQIYPDGSKSNNNVYNATAAGIVSKIIRKEKGGYEITIADASDGRQVVDIIPPGPELLVSEGESIKLDQPLTSNPNVGGFGQGDAEIVLQDPLRVQGLLLFLASVILAQIFLVLKKKQFEKVQLSEMNF comes from the coding sequence ATGCAAACTAAAAATACCTTTTCTTGGATAAAGAAAGAGATTACTCGATCCATTTCCGTATCGCTCATGATATATATACTAACCCAGGCACCCCTTTCAAATGCATATCCCATTTTTGCACAGCAGGGTTATGAAAATCCACGAGAAGCGACTGGCCGTATTGTATGTGCCAATTGCCATTTAGCTAATAAACCCGTGGATATCGAGGTTCCACAAGCGGTACTTCCTGATACTGTATTTGAAGCAGTTGTTCGAATTCCTTATGATCTGCAACTGAAACAAGTTCTTGCTAATGGTAAAAAAGGAGCTTTGAATGTCGGGGCTGTTCTTATTTTACCCGAGGGGTTTGAATTAGCCCCTCCCGATCGTATTTCGCCCGAGATTAAAGAAAAGATAGGAAATCTGTCTTTTCAGAGCTATCGTCccactaaaaaaaatattcttgtGATAGGTCCGGTTCCTGGTCAGAAATATAGTGAAATCACCTTTCCTATTCTTTCCCCGGACCCCGCTACTAAGAAAGATGTGCACTTCTTAAAATATCCCATATATGTAGGCGGGAACAGGGGAAGGGGTCAGATTTATCCCGACGGGAGCAAGAGTAACAATAATGTTTATAATGCTACAGCAGCAGGTATAGTAAGCAAAATAATACGAAAAGAAAAAGGGGGGTACGAAATAACCATAGCGGATGCATCGGATGGACGTCAAGTGGTTGATATTATCCCTCCAGGACCGGAACTTCTTGTTTCAGAGGGCGAATCCATCAAACTTGATCAACCATTAACGAGTAATCCTAATGTGGGTGGATTTGGTCAGGGAGATGCGGAAATAGTACTTCAAGATCCATTACGTGTCCAAGGTCTTTTGCTCTTCTTGGCATCTGTTATTTTGGCACAAATCTTTTTGGTTCTTAAAAAGAAACAGTTTGAGAAGGTTCAATTGTCCGAAATGAATTTCTAG